The following proteins are co-located in the Polystyrenella longa genome:
- a CDS encoding neutral/alkaline non-lysosomal ceramidase N-terminal domain-containing protein, giving the protein MLPFGRSHLLCVLVLTGLLSVCSSALFAADFQASFAKRDITPTEPVRLSGYGNRTEPFERVEEPIYVRTLAIRQGNQPIHILSSVEGIGLSGVITKQIAERLEKDFGISRERFALANTHSHTAPHTSAGIPNLFAAPQSEAEVAAMDRYTQYIEDQLVDSVGEAIKSLAPAQLSWGEGASRLAMNRRIIKGGICVGMGPNPEGIIDETLPVIRVTSADGKLLGIVFNYACHCTTLVPKHNFVNGDWAGYAQKFLEEEYTDAVALCTIGCGADANPEPRGEFEQAVSNGRVIADEVKRILGTKLEPIQAAPEASFGYAGLEYNRRDVQEFRDLLNDPNPQVRRHAENMVEVYERKRRLPETYPMPIQTWAFGDELTMVFLGGEVVSPYAHRIRHELTDSQRTWVTAYANDVFGYVPSESMIQQGGYEVDFSQVFYNHPGPWASGTEDLVLKRVKEIKSNPAEGAKSPKEALKTWKLPEGYEIELVASEPLIADPVNFNFGPDGRLWVVQMSDYPNGLNNDGTPGGQVRILTDTNGDGKMDDAQIFLDGLSYPTGVMPWRKGAIVSCAPDIFYAEDTDGDGKADHKQVLFTGFVESNPQHRVNGFAWGLDNWIHVGSGAPNEEITAVLTGQKINMSNLDIRIKPDTSEIETESGRTQYGRVRDDWGHWFGSDNSRPIYHYVISDRYLRRNRFFPAPPPREELIDPPVAPPIYPASRTVDRFNDLYAANRVTSACGEGIFRDVTLGPEFAHSALICEPVHNLVFRTVLNDNGVTFHGVRAPGEQDREFLASTDVWSRPVRITTGPDGAIWFADMYRQVIEHPQWIPDDWQKMLNVRAGEDKGRIYRVYKKGNRPQGPLPNLEMLDSVELAEHLKSTNGPVRDLSQQLLVNREDSSKHMDLLRTLKQIALHAPLPVSRVQALHTLAGINALNEEILLSAFNDTDWHVLSAAVELSEPLMNDHPTLGEKVTSLIEHPEIKLKLQIALSLGEWNDPLAADALAKLGVSTAEDHWMRAAVLSSALPHAELMLDYVLAHPDTSGAWAELVQHLVVTALGVESKEVATKVLANIVLPNEQAEDAVIAPWQYSAMGSFLDALERAGSDLSTLHKVTGEQEELWEQTDDIFESALELATDEDADLASRQLAVRLLGRGLDDLDDNLEALSELLTPNIPSLLQEAAITNLASKKSDAVPTMLLENWRAYSPSLQGSVTSVLLSRAAWTKIFLDALEEGTVAAVDLDPATRSNLISLSDDVIRGRANKLLQSTGSSDRVQIVEDYKSVAQMDGNPIRGSLVFRRTCSACHQVRAVGTNIGPNITALSDKSAGNIALAVFDPNKAVEGQYRNYIAVMNDGRAYNGMIVSESSSSITLAENNGRKRILLRTDIDELVNTRKSFMPEGLEKDVSHQDMADIIAFLRSKPGTTGATDERIANNARQLVREAATVQVGNEAASPVLVNHLGWYGDTKVAVSVAGTAATHVICETTVIPEDADPAKPQSVLLPIAMKIGDQPTHPFTLSINDNQQVEIASTIEDAQWMNEENGLLARYMALESSGSKSSGVIELQVPANMVTPGKPLTIKITATHPGNGEYIGIVPLK; this is encoded by the coding sequence ATGCTTCCATTCGGTAGAAGTCATCTTTTGTGCGTGCTGGTATTAACCGGACTCCTTTCGGTTTGCTCCTCTGCCCTGTTTGCTGCAGATTTCCAGGCCAGCTTTGCCAAACGCGATATCACCCCCACCGAACCTGTGCGCCTTTCTGGATATGGTAACCGCACTGAACCCTTTGAGCGTGTGGAAGAACCAATCTACGTGCGTACATTGGCCATCCGTCAGGGCAACCAACCTATTCACATCCTCAGTTCGGTGGAAGGGATTGGTCTTTCCGGCGTCATTACCAAACAGATTGCCGAACGACTCGAAAAAGACTTCGGTATCAGTCGTGAACGCTTTGCCTTGGCAAACACCCACTCGCACACCGCGCCTCATACCTCCGCAGGAATCCCAAACCTGTTTGCGGCTCCCCAGTCCGAAGCGGAAGTCGCCGCGATGGATCGATACACTCAGTACATCGAAGACCAACTGGTCGACTCCGTCGGAGAAGCCATCAAATCACTCGCGCCGGCTCAACTCAGTTGGGGCGAGGGAGCCTCTCGCCTCGCGATGAATCGACGAATTATCAAAGGGGGCATCTGTGTCGGTATGGGCCCCAATCCGGAAGGCATTATCGACGAAACTCTCCCTGTCATTCGAGTCACCTCCGCCGACGGCAAATTGCTCGGGATCGTCTTCAACTATGCCTGTCATTGCACCACGCTCGTTCCCAAACATAATTTCGTGAATGGCGACTGGGCCGGTTATGCTCAGAAGTTTCTCGAAGAAGAATACACCGATGCAGTCGCCCTCTGCACCATTGGTTGCGGCGCCGACGCCAACCCGGAACCTCGTGGTGAATTCGAACAAGCCGTCAGTAATGGGCGTGTCATCGCGGATGAAGTGAAACGTATCCTGGGTACAAAGCTGGAACCCATTCAAGCCGCTCCCGAAGCTTCATTTGGCTACGCCGGACTCGAATACAATCGTCGCGATGTGCAGGAATTCCGCGACCTCCTGAATGACCCTAATCCTCAGGTTCGTCGGCATGCCGAGAACATGGTGGAAGTCTACGAGCGAAAACGTCGTCTTCCCGAAACCTACCCAATGCCAATCCAGACCTGGGCCTTCGGTGATGAGCTGACTATGGTCTTTCTGGGTGGCGAAGTCGTTTCTCCCTACGCCCATCGTATTCGACACGAGTTGACTGATAGCCAGCGCACCTGGGTTACGGCTTACGCCAACGATGTCTTTGGCTATGTCCCCTCCGAATCGATGATTCAACAGGGAGGGTACGAAGTCGACTTTTCTCAGGTCTTCTACAACCACCCCGGCCCTTGGGCCAGCGGCACCGAAGACCTCGTCCTGAAACGGGTCAAGGAAATCAAATCCAACCCGGCCGAAGGAGCCAAGTCTCCCAAAGAAGCCTTAAAAACCTGGAAGCTACCCGAAGGCTACGAGATCGAACTTGTCGCTTCGGAACCGCTCATCGCCGACCCGGTGAACTTCAATTTCGGCCCCGATGGCCGACTGTGGGTTGTCCAGATGAGCGACTACCCAAATGGATTAAATAACGACGGAACTCCGGGCGGACAGGTCCGCATCCTCACCGACACCAATGGTGACGGAAAAATGGACGACGCCCAAATCTTCCTGGATGGTCTTTCCTACCCCACCGGCGTCATGCCCTGGCGGAAAGGGGCCATCGTCAGTTGTGCCCCGGACATTTTCTACGCTGAAGATACCGACGGCGATGGAAAAGCAGATCACAAACAAGTTCTCTTCACCGGCTTTGTCGAGTCGAACCCGCAACACCGTGTCAACGGTTTTGCCTGGGGACTCGATAACTGGATTCATGTCGGCAGCGGCGCCCCCAATGAAGAGATCACCGCCGTTCTCACTGGCCAGAAAATCAACATGTCGAACCTCGACATACGCATCAAACCAGATACCAGCGAAATCGAAACCGAAAGTGGACGGACCCAGTACGGACGCGTTCGTGATGACTGGGGACACTGGTTTGGTAGTGATAACAGTAGACCGATCTATCACTATGTCATTTCAGACCGATACCTTCGTCGGAATCGATTTTTTCCTGCTCCTCCACCACGAGAAGAACTGATCGACCCGCCTGTAGCTCCCCCCATTTATCCCGCCAGCCGTACGGTCGACCGGTTTAACGACCTCTACGCGGCGAACCGTGTGACCTCCGCTTGTGGTGAGGGGATCTTCCGCGATGTCACCCTCGGCCCCGAATTCGCACATAGTGCTCTCATTTGTGAACCCGTTCACAACCTGGTATTTCGCACGGTGCTCAATGACAACGGTGTCACTTTTCACGGTGTTCGTGCACCGGGTGAACAGGACCGTGAATTCCTTGCGTCCACCGACGTCTGGTCACGCCCTGTCCGCATCACCACGGGCCCCGATGGGGCAATCTGGTTTGCCGACATGTATCGTCAAGTGATCGAACACCCCCAATGGATTCCGGACGATTGGCAGAAGATGTTGAACGTCCGCGCAGGCGAAGACAAAGGTCGCATCTACCGTGTTTATAAAAAAGGGAACCGGCCGCAGGGGCCTCTTCCTAATCTGGAAATGCTCGATTCTGTTGAACTTGCAGAGCATCTCAAAAGTACCAACGGACCGGTACGCGATCTCTCCCAGCAATTGCTCGTCAACCGTGAAGATTCTTCCAAACATATGGACCTGCTGCGAACACTCAAACAGATCGCACTGCATGCTCCCCTGCCCGTCAGCCGAGTACAGGCTTTACATACACTCGCTGGTATCAACGCACTTAACGAAGAGATTTTACTCAGTGCTTTTAACGACACCGACTGGCACGTTCTCTCCGCCGCTGTGGAACTAAGTGAACCCCTGATGAACGATCACCCAACACTGGGGGAGAAGGTCACCAGTCTGATTGAACATCCGGAAATCAAACTCAAACTACAAATCGCCCTTTCTCTTGGAGAATGGAACGACCCGCTCGCAGCAGATGCCCTCGCCAAGCTGGGCGTAAGCACTGCCGAGGACCATTGGATGCGAGCCGCCGTTCTCTCCTCCGCTTTACCCCATGCCGAGTTGATGCTCGACTATGTCCTCGCGCATCCCGATACTTCCGGCGCCTGGGCGGAACTCGTTCAGCATCTCGTTGTTACTGCCTTGGGAGTCGAATCGAAAGAAGTTGCCACAAAGGTTCTCGCGAACATCGTCTTACCAAATGAACAAGCGGAAGATGCAGTAATCGCTCCCTGGCAATACTCAGCCATGGGTTCCTTTCTCGATGCGCTCGAACGAGCAGGCTCTGATCTCAGCACGCTTCACAAAGTGACGGGCGAACAGGAAGAACTATGGGAACAAACGGACGACATTTTCGAATCCGCACTCGAACTCGCCACCGATGAAGATGCTGACCTCGCCTCGCGACAGCTGGCCGTTCGTCTGCTGGGACGAGGACTTGATGACCTCGACGATAACCTCGAAGCTCTCTCAGAACTTCTAACTCCAAACATTCCCTCATTGCTCCAGGAAGCCGCGATTACGAACCTGGCAAGTAAGAAAAGCGATGCCGTCCCCACGATGTTGCTGGAGAACTGGAGAGCCTACTCTCCCAGCCTGCAAGGATCCGTCACTAGTGTTCTGCTCAGCAGAGCTGCCTGGACTAAGATATTCCTGGATGCATTGGAAGAAGGAACTGTGGCCGCAGTCGACCTCGATCCGGCGACCCGTTCCAACCTGATATCGCTCTCTGACGATGTAATACGTGGACGAGCCAACAAACTTCTGCAATCCACCGGTTCGAGTGATCGTGTCCAGATTGTCGAAGACTACAAATCTGTTGCTCAAATGGACGGCAATCCGATACGAGGTTCTCTGGTCTTCCGGCGAACCTGTTCGGCCTGCCACCAGGTCCGAGCCGTGGGAACTAATATCGGCCCCAATATTACCGCGTTGTCCGATAAGTCTGCCGGAAATATCGCTCTGGCTGTATTCGACCCAAACAAAGCGGTCGAAGGTCAGTACCGCAACTACATTGCCGTGATGAATGATGGCCGCGCTTACAACGGCATGATCGTTTCTGAATCATCCAGCAGCATTACCTTGGCAGAAAACAATGGTCGCAAAAGGATCTTATTGCGAACCGACATTGATGAATTAGTGAATACCCGCAAGTCGTTCATGCCAGAAGGGCTTGAGAAGGATGTTTCGCATCAGGACATGGCTGATATCATTGCGTTCCTTAGAAGCAAACCAGGCACGACTGGGGCTACCGACGAGCGAATTGCAAACAATGCACGACAGCTTGTTCGAGAAGCCGCAACCGTCCAGGTGGGCAACGAAGCTGCCAGCCCCGTGCTGGTCAATCATCTCGGTTGGTACGGTGACACCAAAGTCGCCGTCAGCGTAGCCGGCACCGCTGCGACTCACGTTATCTGTGAGACTACAGTCATTCCGGAAGATGCCGACCCCGCCAAACCTCAATCCGTTCTGCTTCCCATCGCAATGAAAATTGGTGACCAACCAACACATCCCTTCACTCTTTCCATCAATGACAATCAACAGGTTGAAATCGCCTCGACAATTGAAGATGCTCAATGGATGAACGAGGAGAATGGATTACTCGCACGTTACATGGCTCTCGAATCTTCCGGATCAAAGTCAAGCGGTGTCATTGAACTGCAAGTACCCGCGAACATGGTCACCCCCGGTAAACCGCTGACGATCAAGATCACGGCGACTCATCCGGGGAACGGCGAATACATCGGCATCGTCCCCTTGAAGTAG
- a CDS encoding ABC transporter permease, translated as MRYWILLIILLLELILFAPLNGVTFSSWSEFSFSFGWFCSAIFEQSVPLLILSVGMTFILMTGGIDLSIGSMVALIACVMSLTESPEAFWYTGFLIGLVLALGLGLFNGFLISRMDVPPIITTLGTLIFYRGLCTITVKQSENAIFGEIPHYEIFRNMQTLLALVVMICLGGAYAYYRSRWRRDLLMIGGNPIAARYAGIPVGWRLVQVYTLMGFFAFIAALCLTSWNGSVSASSFQGLELKVIVAVVLGGTRVEGGRGSIICSLIGVLMIAVLEEGLRGAGTTFENIDHLRYVLLGLLLIGGVWLNKRNEPT; from the coding sequence ATGCGTTACTGGATTTTACTCATTATTCTCCTCCTGGAATTGATCCTCTTTGCCCCACTCAACGGGGTGACGTTCAGCTCATGGAGTGAATTCAGTTTCTCCTTCGGATGGTTCTGTTCAGCGATCTTCGAACAATCTGTTCCCTTGTTAATTCTCTCCGTCGGGATGACCTTTATTCTGATGACGGGAGGGATCGACCTTTCCATCGGCTCCATGGTCGCCCTCATCGCCTGCGTTATGTCGTTAACTGAATCGCCGGAAGCTTTTTGGTACACCGGCTTTTTGATAGGGCTCGTGCTGGCACTGGGACTGGGTTTGTTTAACGGCTTCCTTATCTCTCGGATGGATGTTCCGCCCATCATTACCACGTTGGGCACGCTCATTTTCTATCGCGGTCTCTGTACCATCACCGTGAAACAATCCGAAAACGCGATCTTCGGCGAGATTCCTCATTACGAGATATTTCGGAATATGCAGACATTGCTCGCGCTGGTCGTAATGATCTGTCTGGGCGGCGCGTATGCCTATTATCGCTCTCGCTGGCGACGCGATTTGCTCATGATCGGTGGAAATCCGATCGCCGCGCGCTACGCCGGAATCCCCGTCGGCTGGCGACTCGTGCAGGTTTACACCTTGATGGGATTTTTCGCTTTTATTGCCGCACTTTGCTTGACCAGCTGGAACGGTTCCGTCTCCGCCTCTTCTTTCCAGGGCTTGGAACTGAAAGTGATCGTCGCCGTCGTACTGGGAGGCACTCGGGTTGAAGGAGGCCGTGGGTCGATCATCTGTTCACTAATTGGCGTATTAATGATCGCGGTACTGGAAGAAGGTCTTCGAGGAGCAGGCACCACCTTCGAAAACATCGACCATCTCCGCTACGTTTTGCTCGGTCTGTTATTGATTGGCGGGGTCTGGCTTAACAAGCGAAACGAACCAACCTGA
- a CDS encoding sugar ABC transporter ATP-binding protein, translating to MALKPLDLSLGEGEILGLVGENGAGKSTLIKLLSGLHSPDSGTIRFQGKPVEFPSPREALETGIATIHQELEYAAHLTVAENMLLGEPWPRTPWWSTDWQAVHNIAQERLQSFGIEIATDAQFESLSAVQKQEVAIANALARKAKLLILDEPSAALTEPEIKRLFGHLKRLRKEGVSMIYVSHRLDEIFELTNHVAILREGTLINHCPTVDITAERMVAEMVGRDLEQVFPHRKQRLLGLPLLELENVTRNNMFYDISFSLHAGEILGLAGLVGAGRSELARAIYGLYPIESGQMHYRTRLWKPSSAQQAVESGLVYIPEERKRQALVLDHSLNDSISIGFSRLVSRFGFISLKKEREKVDSVLKTYDVRSAGREQSIGQLSGGNQQKAILGRWFERNPEVIILDEPTRGIDIGAKAQIHSLIEELADKGKAILLISSDLPEVLAMSDRVLVMNRGRIETELTGDDKTEQNVVLAASGLIHDGKTT from the coding sequence GTGGCTCTGAAGCCCTTGGATCTCTCCCTGGGCGAAGGAGAAATACTGGGGCTCGTTGGTGAGAATGGTGCAGGCAAATCGACGCTGATCAAACTATTAAGCGGACTCCACTCGCCCGACTCGGGAACGATTCGATTTCAGGGAAAGCCGGTCGAATTCCCGTCTCCACGCGAGGCATTGGAAACCGGGATCGCAACGATTCATCAGGAATTGGAATACGCAGCCCATTTGACCGTCGCCGAAAATATGCTGCTAGGCGAACCGTGGCCCCGCACTCCCTGGTGGAGTACAGATTGGCAAGCGGTTCACAACATTGCACAGGAGCGACTTCAATCGTTCGGTATTGAAATCGCGACCGACGCTCAATTCGAATCGTTATCCGCTGTTCAGAAACAGGAAGTCGCTATCGCTAACGCGTTGGCCCGTAAAGCTAAGTTGCTCATCCTGGACGAACCCAGTGCGGCGCTTACCGAGCCTGAAATTAAACGTTTATTCGGGCACCTGAAAAGGTTGCGAAAAGAAGGGGTCAGTATGATCTATGTTTCGCATCGGCTCGATGAAATCTTCGAGTTAACCAACCACGTGGCGATCCTGAGAGAAGGCACACTCATCAACCACTGTCCCACCGTCGACATCACGGCAGAGCGAATGGTGGCAGAGATGGTCGGAAGAGACCTGGAACAGGTTTTTCCACATCGTAAACAACGGTTGCTGGGGCTCCCGCTGCTGGAACTGGAAAACGTCACCCGGAATAATATGTTTTACGACATTTCCTTCTCGCTCCACGCGGGAGAAATCCTCGGCCTGGCAGGGCTCGTTGGTGCCGGGCGTTCTGAACTCGCCCGTGCAATCTATGGACTCTACCCCATTGAATCAGGCCAGATGCATTATCGGACCCGTCTCTGGAAACCTTCTAGCGCGCAGCAGGCAGTTGAATCCGGACTCGTCTATATTCCCGAAGAACGCAAACGGCAGGCACTCGTTCTCGATCATTCTCTGAACGATTCCATCAGCATTGGTTTTTCGCGATTAGTGAGTCGCTTTGGTTTCATCTCTCTCAAGAAAGAACGAGAGAAAGTCGACTCCGTCCTCAAAACTTACGACGTCCGCAGTGCCGGTCGAGAACAATCGATTGGCCAACTGAGCGGTGGTAATCAGCAAAAAGCGATCCTGGGACGCTGGTTCGAGCGAAATCCAGAAGTCATCATTCTTGACGAACCGACGCGCGGAATCGATATCGGCGCCAAAGCCCAAATCCACTCTCTGATCGAAGAACTCGCCGACAAAGGGAAAGCGATTTTACTCATCTCGTCTGACCTCCCCGAAGTGTTGGCGATGTCGGACCGTGTCCTCGTCATGAACCGAGGTCGAATCGAAACAGAGCTTACCGGTGACGATAAAACCGAACAAAATGTCGTCCTTGCCGCGTCCGGCCTCATTCACGATGGGAAGACGACATGA
- a CDS encoding nitroreductase family protein, producing MDVIEAIQTRRAIKSFDPEFSLNRQDIEQLISVAKLAPSAFNIQHYRIVAVQDKELLQQISEAANNQPQVTQSSVLFVLCADMQAWKKEPERYWSHVDEKTQQNLANMIRNFYDGRDQLQRDEAIRSSGLIAQTIMLTAKGMGLDSCPMDGFDFEKVGQLIKLPEDHLVAMFVAVGKADGEPKPRGGKIPLEEVLIWDQF from the coding sequence CGATCCAGAATTTTCCTTGAACCGACAAGATATCGAACAACTGATCTCGGTTGCCAAACTGGCTCCCTCTGCGTTCAACATCCAGCATTACAGAATCGTCGCTGTACAAGATAAAGAACTGCTTCAGCAAATCAGCGAGGCCGCCAATAATCAGCCACAAGTGACACAATCTTCCGTTCTGTTTGTGCTCTGCGCGGACATGCAAGCCTGGAAGAAGGAGCCGGAACGGTACTGGAGTCATGTTGATGAAAAGACTCAACAGAATTTGGCCAACATGATCCGGAACTTTTACGACGGACGCGATCAGTTGCAACGCGACGAAGCGATTCGGTCCAGCGGATTAATCGCCCAGACGATCATGCTGACCGCAAAAGGAATGGGGCTCGACTCCTGCCCAATGGATGGATTCGACTTCGAAAAGGTTGGTCAGCTGATCAAGCTGCCAGAAGATCACCTCGTCGCCATGTTTGTCGCCGTCGGGAAAGCAGACGGCGAACCGAAACCTCGTGGTGGGAAAATTCCGCTCGAAGAAGTCCTGATCTGGGATCAATTCTGA
- a CDS encoding ABC transporter permease — protein MTNSSAKTDPASPKYKPARSTAQLIYRQSPPAVRQRILFLLFGNLVLLGYLFFAAQQRESSFWNELVDLGPNIAPQVLGAFALTGLIFCGAIDLSIGSIIAVAGSTFGILHYYEFSPAVCYAGCFSTAVAFSVLNGWLIRLLEVSPIILTLGGLTLYRGLALIIAHLTVPDFPEVFSIQDEAYQGPGKFYAGEILLVVMIGVLLWEAFGKLPRLWLAIGCSPVACERQGLNPARLRSLAFLVSGLFLGLAALTLVTNPQEIKPGQIAIGFELTVIGAVVLGGTNIFGGQGTYLGSALGACFLYLVSRSMIYLGVDVYWREAIEGAVIVSVIGIDCWLHRTEKLLEELK, from the coding sequence ATGACAAACTCATCCGCGAAAACGGATCCGGCGTCTCCTAAATACAAACCTGCCCGTTCTACGGCTCAACTGATTTATCGTCAGTCGCCTCCTGCGGTACGACAGCGAATTCTGTTTTTACTGTTTGGGAATTTGGTGCTGCTTGGCTATCTCTTTTTCGCCGCTCAGCAGCGGGAAAGCTCCTTCTGGAATGAACTCGTCGACCTTGGACCCAACATCGCACCGCAAGTTCTGGGAGCCTTCGCCCTCACTGGTTTGATTTTCTGCGGCGCCATTGATCTTTCCATCGGTTCCATTATCGCCGTCGCAGGAAGTACGTTTGGCATTCTCCATTACTACGAATTCTCCCCCGCCGTTTGCTATGCGGGATGTTTTTCCACCGCTGTTGCTTTCTCCGTATTGAACGGCTGGCTCATTCGCCTTCTAGAAGTCTCTCCCATCATTCTGACATTGGGCGGGTTAACATTATACAGAGGGCTCGCGTTGATCATCGCGCACCTCACGGTTCCTGACTTTCCCGAAGTCTTCAGCATTCAGGACGAAGCGTATCAGGGTCCGGGCAAATTTTACGCGGGAGAGATTCTCCTTGTTGTTATGATCGGAGTTCTTCTCTGGGAAGCATTCGGCAAGTTACCCCGACTCTGGCTGGCAATTGGTTGTTCTCCCGTCGCATGCGAACGCCAGGGTCTTAACCCGGCAAGACTCCGGAGTCTTGCCTTCCTTGTGAGTGGTCTATTCCTCGGACTGGCCGCCCTCACCCTGGTCACCAATCCCCAGGAAATCAAACCAGGACAGATTGCCATCGGTTTCGAACTGACCGTCATTGGGGCGGTCGTACTGGGAGGAACCAATATCTTCGGTGGGCAGGGAACCTACCTTGGCTCGGCCCTGGGTGCCTGTTTCCTGTATCTGGTCTCCCGATCCATGATCTACCTTGGCGTTGATGTCTACTGGCGAGAGGCGATTGAGGGTGCCGTCATCGTTAGTGTGATTGGCATCGACTGCTGGCTGCACCGAACTGAGAAACTACTCGAAGAATTAAAATAA